The sequence ACCAGGCCGCCGAAGCGCATGGTGAGCCCCTCGGTGCGGAGGAGGAGCGAGGAAGCAGACGCCCCCCGGCCGTCACCGGCCGGAGGGCGCAGGGTCGAGGAACTGCCGTCCGCCACTAGGCGAACTTGCAGGCGACCGGGACGATCGTTTTCTCCTTGGGAACCACGTCGAGGATCTTGTACTTGCCGCCGCGCACCTCGAAGACGAATTCACGCAGGAAGGCCTGGTGATCCTCCTTCCGCAGGAGCTTGTCGCCCTGCGGGAAGTCGTCCCCTTCCTTCATCTCCAGCCCTTCGAGGGCCTCGATGAGCTTCATCGAGTCCCCGCGGTCGCGGAAGCCCGACTTCTGCATGCCGACCTTGAGCGCGTTGACACCTTCGTAGTTGGACTGCACGTAACGGTCGGGGAGAGGTCCGCTCGGATCAATGGCCTTGAGGCGGGCGGTGGAGTCCTCGAGGAAGCGCTTGTGGTGCGGCGTGTTGAGCACGCCCTCGAGCAGCGGGAGGTAGCGATCGATGCCCACGAAGCCGTCGGCCTTCGCGCCCATCGCCGGCATGCTGACCGACACCACGATGGCGCCGTCGCCCGCGATCTTGTACTTCTTGCTCAGCCCGAGGTCGAAGCTCTGGTTGACAAAGGCGATTCCCTGGGGCCCGAAGAAGATGCCGAAGAGCCCGTCGAAGTTGCCGCTGATTTTGGACAGGAACGAGGTCATGTCCGCGGTGCCGAGGGGGACGCCGGTGGTGCCTTCCACCTCACCGCCGTTCTTCTTGATCTCCGCCGCGAAGGCATCCTTGGTGGACTGCCCCCACGCGTAGTCGGCGTAGGCGATGTGCCACTTCTTCCCCATCTTGTTCACCATGTACGGCGCCGCCGCCACCGCCTGCGCCGGCGCGAAGTCGAACGGCCGGAACGTGAACCGGCTGCACTTGCTCTGGGTGATGGTGGTGTCCAGGCAGACCGTGATCATGTTGACCAGCTTGTGCTCCTCGTACACGGGCATGCAGGCCAGGCACACGTTGGAGAGGTACCC comes from Candidatus Methylomirabilota bacterium and encodes:
- a CDS encoding ABC transporter substrate-binding protein — translated: GAAAAGALGASILVPAPWRAAFGQAKPLKLGTLQPLSGTAAAGGKTALVGVQMAVDRINKGGGINGRPVELLIADYESKPDVGRRKAEKLVVDDKIDAHAGGYLSNVCLACMPVYEEHKLVNMITVCLDTTITQSKCSRFTFRPFDFAPAQAVAAAPYMVNKMGKKWHIAYADYAWGQSTKDAFAAEIKKNGGEVEGTTGVPLGTADMTSFLSKISGNFDGLFGIFFGPQGIAFVNQSFDLGLSKKYKIAGDGAIVVSVSMPAMGAKADGFVGIDRYLPLLEGVLNTPHHKRFLEDSTARLKAIDPSGPLPDRYVQSNYEGVNALKVGMQKSGFRDRGDSMKLIEALEGLEMKEGDDFPQGDKLLRKEDHQAFLREFVFEVRGGKYKILDVVPKEKTIVPVACKFA